The genome window TGTAAGTCAAATCTACTTTGAGGAAATAGTAATTATACACTGATAGCAGCTACCCTACGACAAAAGAGCGATACTTTGCTGGATTCCCGCAAAACAGCCCTTCAAGCCCCGAGCCCATATGTAGCTTGAAATTTCTCTCCCGCTGCTGTTGACAAGTCCTTTGGAAATGCGTCCTCGGCATCGCGAAGAGTTCGAAATCGCCATTTTTTGCAGCTTACCCTGTGAAGCCGAGGCGATCGAGGCATTGCTAGATGAGGTCTACGACCGGTTCGGCAAGATCTACGATAAGGAACCCGAGGATCGTAATGTCTATATAAACGGACGAATTGGCAAGCACAATGTGGTCTTATGCCAAGTGCCGGAGTCGGGCAAATGCAGCTCAGCGAGCGTAGCGTCGAGTTTGACATTCAGTTATACAGGTATCCAGCTCGCCCTTGTCGTTGGGATATGCAGTGGTGTTCCCTCGCCGTCCTGCAGTGAGCGGGAGATCTTTTTGGGAGACATTGTCATTGCGGATAGTGTGATTGAATTCGACGTGGGAGAGCAGTGTCCTTGGGGATTCCAGCGGGAAACGAGCGTTGAGGCTGCCCATGAAAGACCTGTCCTTGAAAGACCGAAAAGAGCTATAAGAAATCTTTTGAATGCTCTATCAATTCACGGAAACCGCGCATTAATGGAGGCGGAGAGTGCTGGCTTCTTGGAAAAGCTACAGTCCAGAGGAGGTCCAAAGTGGCAGTATCCCGGAGCATCGAAAGATATCCTTTTCACGTCTGCATATCGACACCAGCATCGCCGAGAGTCTGTTTGCATCCACGACGAGTATGAGGATACGCTCTGCAAGGGCGCactggaagaagaatgctACATCTCTGCATGCGCGGAGGAACAAGTCCGTCGCCGCAGGTCCAGCGACGAGTCAGTCAAGCCTGCACTCCATGTTGGGATGATCGCATCGGGAGACACGGTAATGGAGTCCGCAGAACACCGTGACATGATTGCGGAGACGGAGGGGGTAATCGCCTTTGAGACCATCGGGGCAGGAATGTGGGATACTGTTCCTTGTGTGATAATCAACGGCGTATCCGATTATGCTGATGGCCGTAAGAATGAAGGATGGCAAAACTATGCAGCGGCAGTAGCCGCTTCAGGTGCTAAAGCGTTTCTGCAATACTGGGCACCCTGTGCAAAAGCTAGTGAGTGAGCAAAATACAAGTAATCTTGCATATGCTGACTCGCTCAAAGAATCTCGACAGGCCCAGGGTGTCCATTCAAGAATACCAGTGCTTCAGACAGACATTATTGGCCGAGAGATTGAAGTGAATGAGATGAAAAAGGAGCTAGGAGATCCTAgacaggaaagaaaagggatagTGCTCTGGGGGCTTTGTGGATACGGAAAAACGCAGTTGGCCGTCCATTATATCTCTGTGAGAAGAACGCTTTATGAATCCATTTTGTGGATCGATTGTTCGTCCTGGGACACGCTCCATGATTCCTTCTCTCAAATATGGAGAAAGATACAAGGATGTGTGCACGACGAGCAGTCACCAATTGAGAGTGTGTTGGAATGGCTGGAGCAAGAAACAAATCGGGCTTGGATCATGGTGCTGGATGGGGTTGAGACCACGTATACTTTGACATCTATTGATATCGACATTAGGAAGTACTTCCCTTCGTGCAATCATGGGCATGTCCTGTTGACAGCCCTATCGCCGTGCTTGCACGCTCGGCTGGGCTATCCAGGTATACAGGTACGAGGTGTGGATGAGGACGCGGGGGCTCAGATACTCCTGCGGTGTGCAGGGGTTGAAGAACCAGACTCTCCCGGTAAGCCTACGACAAGTGATATGCATTGCATCGTATTGACAAGGCTATTTAGCTGTGGAAACGGCCAAGGCAATTTCCCGTAAAGTTGGCGGAGTCCCCCTTGTTTTGGAACAAGCAGGATCCTTCCTACGATGTGGACTATATTCCTTGCACGAGTACAATAGGCGGTTTCAGGATCAGTTTGCAAAGTCGACTTTCAAGACCCCGCTGTATAACTGTATTGGAGCATATGAGAAGGGACACGCTCTGTGGACGGTGTTCGAAAGGCTGTACGATGCTGCAGGACAGCGAAGCTCCGAGTCGATCAACCTTCTCCATCTGGCTGTATTTCTCGGCTCCGGACTATTACCGTTCTCTCTGATCATGTACCCATCAGGTGATCGTAACAAATACTCGGTGCTATTCAACTCATTGTCTGCGTTGGAACCGGCTGATACATCGTGGTTGAAGATCATAAACTGGCTGAATAGCCTACGCTCACGAGAGACTGATCTCGCAAAAGCGCTTCAAACTCTGGAGGATTCCGGTCTTGTCAACTTCAGACGCAAGCGGTCAGATTCCATGATTGAGAGTTTCGAAATCGATGATATGGTACGGGCATTCATTCGGCTGAAACTGTCTTGCCATGATCGGTGGGACAATGCAGCCGTTGCGTTTCTTCTTACTGGACAGTATTATGTCCGTATAGACGCCCAATCGCAGCCGGGAATACCCCAGGAGCATCTGGGGCGCTTGTGCACTATTCTTGACGATTTTATGTCATTGATACCGCTAGAGATGATTCAGCCGCCCGACGGCAAATATTCCAGGCTCTGTGGCTCTGTTGCGCCGGTATATGCACGAGTGTGTCGCTTGAAAGGGGACTATGAGACATCCAAGAGCTTGTGGGTCCTAGCACTGCAGTTTATAATCTTATCTCAGAGTGCAGAATCGTCCACAATTGGAGcgaagctggaagagattGACGCAGCTGCAGACACTCTCTTGGCCGTAGACGAAGGTTCCATTGAGGAAGCCTGGAAGCGAGCCTGTGAGAGTATTGCTTTGTCTCCGGCAGCTCGTGCAAGAAAGAGGGATTTCGGAAGCGGAGCATTACAACATGACCTTGTGGCCGAGCCTATGCCCTTGCCGGGACTAGGTCAAGATACCTTTGAAGAGTTTCGAGCTGAAATTAGAGATCTAGGTTTTGGCTGACGCTTGCAATAAACCGCAATGACCGTTTATGATGGATCTTATTCAATAATAGTTGTGGGATGGGATATCTCATAGTCTATCGAATGTCCTCTAAATCATGTCGTCGTATAGTGGTATAGACAGTCTTAAGGCCATGGTCCATATCCAATCGTTCAATTCCCCTACTGCGCCGAATTAGCCTTCTGCACATTCGAAAGCCTCTGTAAAACTTCTTCTTGCACATCCCGGACAATCGTCTCCGCGTCCTTCACATCATGAATCAGCCCAATGGCAGCCCCAGCATACGTCGCCAGTCTACCCTCCGGCCCCCACCCAGCATCCCCCGCCTTGAGAGCCTCATCATGAAGCGCCTTCAGCTCTTCAAACGGCCGACCCGCCTGATGCTCGATGAACGACTTGTTGATAATCGTCCGAGGACTGTACTCCTCCGGCCAGCCCACCGTGCCCCGAAGCCGGTTGTACAGCAACGTCCGTGTCGTCGAGACCGCCCCATTACTGGCCCGCACAATCTCCCGCTGGTAACCAGGACTAATCCTCGCCTCCGTCGCGGCAAGGAACCGCGTGCCCATCACCACCCCCGTGGCCCCAAGGCAGAGTGCCGCCGCCGCGCCACGCCCGTCCGCGATTCCCCCAGCTGCAAACACAGGGATATGCGCGGGAAGACAGTCCATCATCTCGGGGAGGAGGGCCATAACCCCCAGACCGTCATTGGCCCGCCCGTGTCCGCCGGCTTCTGCCCCCTGCACGACAATCACGTCGGGTTCTTCACTCCCCTGTGCGAGCTCCCTGGCTTCGGCGAGCGTGCCGATCTGGATCCAGATGCGCGTGGATGGGGATGCATGCCGGATCCGCCGGGACCAGGTATCTAGGTCTTTTTGT of Aspergillus fumigatus Af293 chromosome 2, whole genome shotgun sequence contains these proteins:
- a CDS encoding nitronate monooxygenase — encoded protein: MSPLITTISRSYPWMKTPLIVSAPMRVTSGPTLAVAVSRAGGLGFIGPGVKTQDISSDLQTASSLIESLSASQSQPSALQNQPILPVGIGFQLWSDDLEVAISTISKYKPCAAWLFAPRHGQKDLDTWSRRIRHASPSTRIWIQIGTLAEARELAQGSEEPDVIVVQGAEAGGHGRANDGLGVMALLPEMMDCLPAHIPVFAAGGIADGRGAAAALCLGATGVVMGTRFLAATEARISPGYQREIVRASNGAVSTTRTLLYNRLRGTVGWPEEYSPRTIINKSFIEHQAGRPFEELKALHDEALKAGDAGWGPEGRLATYAGAAIGLIHDVKDAETIVRDVQEEVLQRLSNVQKANSAQ
- a CDS encoding Pfs and NB-ARC domain protein, with amino-acid sequence MRPRHREEFEIAIFCSLPCEAEAIEALLDEVYDRFGKIYDKEPEDRNVYINGRIGKHNVVLCQVPESGKCSSASVASSLTFSYTGIQLALVVGICSGVPSPSCSEREIFLGDIVIADSVIEFDVGEQCPWGFQRETSVEAAHERPVLERPKRAIRNLLNALSIHGNRALMEAESAGFLEKLQSRGGPKWQYPGASKDILFTSAYRHQHRRESVCIHDEYEDTLCKGALEEECYISACAEEQVRRRRSSDESVKPALHVGMIASGDTVMESAEHRDMIAETEGVIAFETIGAGMWDTVPCVIINGVSDYADGRKNEGWQNYAAAVAASGAKAFLQYWAPCAKAKSRQAQGVHSRIPVLQTDIIGREIEVNEMKKELGDPRQERKGIVLWGLCGYGKTQLAVHYISVRRTLYESILWIDCSSWDTLHDSFSQIWRKIQGCVHDEQSPIESVLEWLEQETNRAWIMVLDGVETTYTLTSIDIDIRKYFPSCNHGHVLLTALSPCLHARLGYPGIQVRGVDEDAGAQILLRCAGVEEPDSPAVETAKAISRKVGGVPLVLEQAGSFLRCGLYSLHEYNRRFQDQFAKSTFKTPLYNCIGAYEKGHALWTVFERLYDAAGQRSSESINLLHLAVFLGSGLLPFSLIMYPSGDRNKYSVLFNSLSALEPADTSWLKIINWLNSLRSRETDLAKALQTLEDSGLVNFRRKRSDSMIESFEIDDMVRAFIRLKLSCHDRWDNAAVAFLLTGQYYVRIDAQSQPGIPQEHLGRLCTILDDFMSLIPLEMIQPPDGKYSRLCGSVAPVYARVCRLKGDYETSKSLWVLALQFIILSQSAESSTIGAKLEEIDAAADTLLAVDEGSIEEAWKRACESIALSPAARARKRDFGSGALQHDLVAEPMPLPGLGQDTFEEFRAEIRDLGFG